GCAGGAGTGGGGGTAAGGGACTGGGAAGGCGCCCGGGGAGCTTCCGTCTTACCTGGGAAGCGTAGAAGTGCAGGCAGATGTAGGTGAAACACAggagcagccccagcccctggatCACGGCTGCCACCAGCAATAGCTTGTTCTTCTGGAGTCTTCGCCCTGGTGCGTTTCGCACATTCTCGTCCAGGGGCTGGACCCCTTCCATCTTCACGGTTTGGATGCGAGGAAGAGGAAAACTGTGGCAAAGGGGAGCCTGAGGGAGACTGACCTCTTCTCCACAAGGAAGGAGATGAAGGGAACAAAGCTTATCAGGGAGAAAACGCACAGAGGTCCCAGGGCCCGAGAGAAGAGGCGATTGAGAGGGCACAACGCACTCTCTCAGTTTTAACACCGCAGCTTCTGCAGGCAGGCGGGGGAACTTCTCTGTGACTAATCTGAATTTCccctttactttctttctttttttttctctgggcGAACAGGGAGTTGTTTTTGTGGCATTCCAGTTCTGATTTGAGTGACTGTGAAATGACAGTCATACAAGTGtgctaatttcttcatttctcattgCACCAGTAACCAAATTGTGGGTCACTGATGGAGATAAAGATCATCATCCGTTGAGGTAGGagttcctctgtcccttccctgagACGTCTCTCAGACCATAGAAGAGATTTGAGGAAAACGTCGGACTTAATTGCTCATGGGCTCGTCCCTGGGTAACGAAGCGCGGAACCGTCGGACACATAGACGCGTGTGTATAAAGGTGCACCCAGACCGTTCCTGAGACGAAAAAGAgtcaagaagaaaacagaggacgGCGGTCATGAAGCAATAAAGGAGTGAGATCCTCTGGTTTTAGCACATCACATTCTAATAAATATTGCGCATCCCCCTTAGCAGACACTGCTAGACAGCCTTAGGATCCTTTTCTCAGTTCATCCCTCGAGGCAAATTTAGTAAACATTTGCATGATTAATTTTAAGCATAACAGATAAGAAGCAGAAGAGTATCCTgacttttcccccttccttccgcttttccttttccccttacATAATTTTTgtgtgaatgaagaaatgaatagatTGAAATAGATTGTTCCTTCCCTTGAGGTCAGGGGTGGGTAGGACTCAGAACTTGGAAAGTAAGAGTATTCTACCAATAGATGGGCACTCCTTACCGCTGAGCACGGCAATAAATGATGAAATGATTTAGAACGTCAAGTCCagattgacaaatatttactggatacAGAGTAaatccaggggctgcaggggagggggcgtTTAAGGCAggattctgtttcttttatagGCAAATAGGTCTCTCTGAGCTCCCCAGGAGACACTCAACAGATAttcaaagaaagaaggaggggaaagtCTATTTTGATATCAGCAATATGAAATGATATATCAACTTAATTTTATGGAAAGTGAATATTAGGCATATTGCAAAGAGAAGCAGTTTGTGGAAAGTGGAAAATACTTTTATGATTACAGCATAAATCAGAGAAAGTATGAAATAATATCCTCATTATAATCATTATGCCTTGCACTTGGGGAACACTTTGGTCTTCAGACATTCAAGTTTTTGTCTGGAAGATAAGGTAACACTATCATAGACAccaagccaaaattaaaaagcaagttcCATTGGAACTTATCTCTAGCTAGTGATTCCAATGAGCAAAGTATGTGTAACGTACAGGACGTGGAggggaaaaatatgaaagaaaagtcaGTGTAATAGTTGATAGTCATAAATAGATGTTAAAATTGGTAAcaacttactcatttattttcaaaacccGACTTAAAGAGTCAaaaactggggcgcctgcgtggctcagtgggttaaagcctctgctttcggctcaagttatgatccagagtcctgggatcgagccccgcatcgggctctctgctcagcggggagcctgcttccccctctctctctgcctgcctctctgcctacttgtgatctctgcctgtcaaataaataaataaaatctttttttaaaaagggttaaaAACTAAGATGCTGTCAGCAACTATAAAGACTAGCTGGAGAAGATCCATGAAAACTGTTATTTGCTGAAATCGTAGAAAATACTTTTCAATGACTGCCGAaagcatggaaaaaaataattgtttagtGTATGTACTTATGCCCCGACCCGCATCTCTTCTCATTATTAACATCGTGGTTTCTAGGGAAAAAACTACAATTACTGGTTTTTGTTAGAGACCAAGAGAACCTCGGAACAGAGTAAGCCTCCACTTTTGCGTTGTCCCAAACGAGCTCGGGGTCGGCCATGTGGCAGTGTGTGAACGTGCGTGACCGCGTCGCACCTGTCACCGACCTGGCGGGGTCTCCAACACCCTATGTTGCCTACTTGGGAAGTTTCGGTTGAACTTCACACCATGGCACACattgaaacattttcttaatcGAACACATTCTCACCGCTTGTTCACTTTCCTGGTGGGAAGCAGAGGAATACGcccagaaaaaatgaatatagattGGCCTGGAGGTTCCAGGCCAGGCCTTCGGACAGACCACGTCAGCATCTCAAAGTTGGGCTGGCCCGGCATTTGGAACAGGCGGAAGCACCGTCTGAGACGGCGCTGAACGCGTTCTCGCTCAGGCAGGTGAGGAGAGCGCTCCGGCTTCCAAGGAGAGTTTTCAACCAGGTCAAGTGCGTTCCCAGAATCTCTGAGCCCTTTTGTAAGGCTTCTCGCCGAAgccacacacacagacccacCAGAGCAAACCAGCCTTCGAAGGAAGCCTCGGACTTCATTCCAAGCAATTATCTTCCCATAGATCTTTGATCGCTAAATGAACAGCCATTTTGAGATTACAGAACATAAAAACCTTTGACAACTAATAGACTACCTCGTGCTTAAGAAgcagcaaaaactaaaaaaaaaattgttttttggtGCGTGGGGGATACTTAGGAAACACCTACATGATCATTTTAAGCGTAacagaaaagaagcagaagagtGTCCTGACTTTGTTTTGTGTTGTtctatttggttttttggtttggttttgggggtgggatggggtgtaAAATCTGGCTCTTCATTGGTTTCTAAGTTAGTTGTCCGTTCAAGCAGCGTTAGCCAGTTGCCAAGATACCGGCACTAGGGAAGCGACATGAACAAAACACGTTCTTAGTCCTCAAGGACATCACGGACAGGAAGGCAGGACAGtccaggtggggaaggaggaccAGTGACAGCTGCGTGGGGCGTGAGGGAAGCTCAGGACACCTGGTGAAGCACAGGACACCTGGCGAAGCTGCTCGTGAAGCTGCTCGTGCGTTGCTGGTCTGGGGACTGTGACTGGAGACGAGGACTGTGCAGGAGAGCGGCGGCGGAGGCTGAGAAGTTGTCGCAGATGAACTTTAGCTCTAAGTTAAGAACTTTGAACTTTATCCTGAAGgccctggggaaaaaaaggaaagctttgaAGTAGAATGTGTTATggtgacattttagaaaaatatgttctTGTGACATAGAAATGGAGGGGAGGGATCGGGGACCAGCTGGGGGACTTGTCCAGGACACCCAGCTGATGAGAAGAGTGAGGTCCGAAGCCACCTCTGCCCTGAGCAGTCCCTGTCTTCCATTCTTGAGTGGGAGGCTTTGCCCTATAGGAAGAGGCAGCCCTTATCTTCCCGCAAAGGTGAGCTTGGCTTCCCAAGCCCCAGGTGGACAAAAAGCAGCATCCACCCAGCTAAAAGCCccccattttttattatgttagtcaccatttattatgttagtcatcatttGATgcgtgttccatgattcattgtttacatataacacccagtgctccatgcaatacgtgcctcctcaatacccatcagtGGGCTGAACCATCCCCCCCAACCTCCTGCTGCCGATGAAACCTTCAGTtggtttcccagagtccacagagtccacagtctctcctggtttctccctctgattcccccttcgtttttcccttccttctcctaatctcctctgtgctattccttatgctccacagatgagtgaaaccatacggtcattgactctctctgcttgacttacttcactcagcataatctcctccagttccgtccatgttggtgcaaaacttgggtattcatcctttctgatggccgagtaataatccattgcacatatggaccacatctgctTTATTCCATTCATGTGTtcaagggcatctcagctccttccacagtttggcttttgtggccattgctgctatgaacattggggtgcatgtagcccttcttttcactacatctgtataaaAGCCccctttttaaattcataaattcgGAGAGAACAGCTTGCTCTAATTCACACAAAGACAACAGCAGGAGCTGGGGTGGTCTGAGGGCTTGCGATTCTTCAAGTGAGAATTAGTAAAATCCTAaacagaagagaggagaagatatttacagtGGCTGTTAACTCACCAAATATTTTGAGGGCCTATTCTATGCCAACCTCTGTGCATACCAGGGGAGTCATAACTAAGCTCTGTCTTGGGACAGGTGACAAAATAGTTGGTGACGGAAACAACGCATTTCAAATGTCAAAAGCCTGGTTTGCCATCTGACTTCCCAACCTGCTCTCAATCCTCATGTCCTCATTCTTGTTAATGTTTTAGCACTCAAGAATCTCAAAACCCCAGAATCAGctttgacttttccttttctttggactTTCCCCCCACTCGGTCAAGTTGTGTAGGACTATCCCTATAACACGGCTCATACTTTCCCGCTCTTTGCCTTTCCTGCTGCTTCTGAGGCGAGTCCTTAGGACTCCGCACTTGAACTCCTGAGTGTTGAACTTGAACTCCCAGCTGTCCTCCCTGTCTCCAGTCTCTGTGCTCCCCGATCCATTTGGCTTTGGCAGACTCTTTTAAACCTATCAAGGGTCTACCTCGCAAAGAGGACGCAGCTGAAACTCATTAGCTTAATAATCAAGTCACTCCGTAATGGGACCGCAGGTTTCATGTGTCCACTCCAGACTTATCTCCCTCTGTTTCCTGGTGATTTCTGATCGTCACTGTGCCTCAAATATCCTTCCCCTCCACCTCTGACAATCAAAGCCTACACACTACATACACGTTTTCCATGAAGGGTTGGTTGTCTTGGGAGGCATTTAGCTTGCAAtgttccagaaaaacaaaaaacaaacaaacaaaaaatcaacccTAAAGAAAAACCCTGAAGGATTCCTGTTCCAGGAATCCATTGAGTGGGAAGGGTTGTATGAACAGAAGTTCCCACAGTCTGGTTGATCATCAGAGTCACTGTAGCTTTTGAAAGATTCAGATTCCTGAGCCTTCATTCTAGAAATTCTGATTTGAGAAGTTTGGAGTAGAACCTTGtgaatctgtatttctaaaaCTTTCAACAACAGCCAGATTAGTGACTCTCCCCCGATGACCACTTAAGGTTTCTTTCAGTATTACATTTCAATGATAAGGAGCCTCCCCTGGACCTCCCAGAAGGATGCAGTTGTTTCCACCCCTGTGTCAAAAGCACTATCATGATCTCTCTTCCGTCATAAcaatttaaatctattttaagcTTCTCCATGATGTTGCACAATCCGTAGGTTAAGAGTCTTGTATAGCGCTCACTGCCAGGGCCAAAGTCCTCTTTCTCTAAGATTTACTAAATTAAATTGGATTTGCTTGCAGTAGATCTGAGGTGGCTATTTTCAGGACCAGAAAGAATAAGAGtctaaacaaaactgaaaatggcACTATTAAATACAGAAGTTTCCTGATAGCTGGACTTTGGTCTTAGATGTGAAAGATTAGCAAACCTGAAATGTGTAATTTTCATTGAAACCGGACGTGCACCACTATTTCAAATGCAAATGTGAACTCTTCTAGTGATATTTCACTGGGGTTTTAGACTCATCAGCCCCTCATCTTGTCAACCCCTTTTTCTTCTGATGCTGATTTTCCCCTTCATTCTTCATATTTGCTACTTTTCTTTATCTTAAGTTGATCATCGGCAGTTCTTTTAGGGCATGATGACAGATTCTAAAACTTAGTGGCATAAACAGCCACAgaaatttttctctctgtggaaATTTGCCCAGGAAGTATTACACCACCATGAGAAGAAGATATCTAGACGCAATATTAATTTGCAAGTTGTGTAGGTACAACACATGGCACtgccagaatatataaaaaattgtaagttgattttttaacatagaaaatgtaggccactttctttttttaaagaatcaacttTATTGGAATATAATTTTAGGCCAAAAAAACCCTGTATctctttaaagtgaaaaattagaTGAGTTTTGACTGTAGATACTCATGAAACTACCACCACATACAGAATCTTTATTCACAcccaaaagataatttttcttttgaaagtaatCATTCCAAAAGCAAATCCAGGGTACATAAGAACATAAGAAATGCCTTCCTCTTTCCAAAGTGTGTTTAATTGGGTATAAATTGGAATTCATGTAAACCAGTGATTCCCAACAGGGGGTGATTTGTCTCCCCAGGAGCTGGTCCTCCGGccatgtctggagatattttggaTTGTCTGGATTTGGGGTGGATGTTACAGGTACCTGTTGGGTAGAACACAAGGGTGCTGCTAAACATCCCACAAGGCTCAGAACAGCCCCCACTATGACAAAGAATTAATGGTTTAAAATGTCGGTGGCAGTGAGGTTGACAAACCCTGGTATAGATCCGTTTCCATAGTTGACCATGGCTGAAGCACTGCTGTACTCACTCTCTGAATGCTGCATTTGCTTAGTGTCCCGTCTGAAACCCTCTCCACCGCCCAGCAATAAACCTATAAGGAGGGTACTATTTTGGTACCCATTTTAGAattgagagaaactgaggcttagtgaGATGAACTAACATGGCCAAGGTCACATGGAAACCTTATGATAcgggatttgaatccagatccTTGTACTCTGAGGTCTGTTCTTAAACTCTATGTGATACTActaatgttttttaagatttatttatttgagagagagaaggcacagaggggagggacaaagggagaggaagagagaaactcgagccaactctgcactgagcagggctcgatctcacaacctgaaccaaaaccaagggtcggatgtttaaccaactataccacccaggtgccctgaagctattaattttttaagtgaaaataaaagctCTGTGTCCAGCCCAGGCACTTAGTAAGCAATTAGTGTATCTCAGCAGATGTTAACATCGCCAAATTCATACACCCACTAATTCGGTAACAATTACCAGCTGGATCTGATCTTTCCCCCCAAAGTGTCAGTAAACAGAATACATGCTTCTGTTTCTTGTCCgccttctgtgtgccaggaacaAACCCTCTGAGCTTCATTCAATCCTTCTGGGAACAACTGAGCGCGGTTATTACTAATCATGTCTTCatgagatgaggaagcagaatcTCAGAGTAACTCAACCACTACAGTGTTGGGATCTAAACCGAGACCATTCAGGTCTGTCTGTTCACTTAACTCTTCCAAACCTTCCGCAGCTAGTGGTATAGACTGAACGCTTGTGTCCCCCATAATCGGCGGTTGAAGTCCTAGTCCCCCAAGGATGGTAACTGGAGAAGGAGGATAATTAGATCATGAGGGCGCAGCCTTGTCTGATGGGACAAGTGTCTTGATAAGAAATGTCACTAGAGAGCTCGCtgactcgctcgctctctctctctctctctctccacttgccAAGTACAGTGAGAAGGCGGCCACAAgacaggaagagagctctcaccagaacctgactcTGTTGATTCCTTGATCATGGCCTTTTGGCCTCCTaactgtgaaaaaataagttTCCGTTGTTAAGCCCCAGGTCTACGGCATGTTATTCTGGCCGCCCGGACAGCTTGAGGAAGCTAGAGGCCATAAAAGCCGTACCAGAGGAGCACTGTGTGTCGAACTCTCTCTCTCGTTTCCACCTCCAGGTACATGCACTCTGTGATAACAACGGCGTTCCCCTGCCATCCTCAAGATGCTTCTAGGGAACTCTCTTCTGGATGTGCTTCTAGTTTGGATCGAGAGTACAAGAATCTATAAAACACACAAGCGATTTTCTGGACAGAGTAGGCCTTCAACAGATGCtgtagtgtgatttttttttaaagattttatttatttatttgacagacagagatcacaagtaggcagagaagcaggcagaaggagaggaagaagcaggctccctgctgagcagagagcccgatgcgggctcgatcccaggaccccgggatcatgacctgagccgaaggcagaggctttaacccactgagccacccaggcgccccatgattttttttttttttttttttaatctgtgcgGGCATTTTCGTGTTTATTCTTCCATGGACACACATGTTCCTTAACCACCTCTTAAAGCTGAGGTCTGGTCAGCAGTCTCTCTTCTTGAAGGTGGTTTTCCCTTCGCTTCCTACTCTCAATACCACCATATAGTTTATTCACTCATTTCCACCTTCCTACGCTGTACTAATAGGTCTTAGGGGTATGTCCTTTGTgcaaaaatcacacacacacacacacacacacacacacacacacacagaaaacaacaacaaaaacccctgcAACTTTATGCAAATCGGTTTAGGGACCGCCTCCAGGCCTCTCCTTCCTACTTTCTGTGGGGTTGCTTGGTGCTTTCTAGGCTCAGTCTAGGAAAGCTGgattaggttatttttttttctttagcaccaATTGCAGTC
The window above is part of the Mustela nigripes isolate SB6536 chromosome 10, MUSNIG.SB6536, whole genome shotgun sequence genome. Proteins encoded here:
- the TNFSF4 gene encoding LOW QUALITY PROTEIN: tumor necrosis factor ligand superfamily member 4 (The sequence of the model RefSeq protein was modified relative to this genomic sequence to represent the inferred CDS: inserted 3 bases in 2 codons; deleted 1 base in 1 codon) → MTVISQSLKSELECHKNNSLFAQRKKRKKVKGKFRLVTEKFPRLPAEAAVLKLRECVVPSQSPLLSGPGTSVRFLPDKLCXPFISFLVEKRSXLPQAPLCHSFPLPRIQTVKMEGVQPLDENVRNAPGRRLQKNKLLLVAAVIQGLGLLLCFTYICLHFYASQVPPQYPPIQSIRVQFTRCENEKGCIITSPNNEETMKVQDNSIIINCDGFYLISLKGYFSEELSLSLYYRKGRKPLFSLSKVTSVDSIGVAYLAFKDKVYFNVTTHSTSYKDIQVNGGELILIHQNPGGFCAY